One Palaemon carinicauda isolate YSFRI2023 chromosome 4, ASM3689809v2, whole genome shotgun sequence DNA segment encodes these proteins:
- the LOC137639706 gene encoding uncharacterized protein, which produces MDGVMQELEEQERVIVGADLDGHVGSENEAIGRVHGGHGIGERNPEGESVVDFAVSFDRAIVNIFFKKKREHLITYRSGGRCSQIDYFLYKRIKLVEVKNCKAIPGDHLAPQHRLLYPFSENKRLVLEFIDRDLAGVIRPWKVTAPSVNGYRPSVSLKVKELVVMSVIQLEKYLVMVEDREGDRELDG; this is translated from the exons atggatggagtaatgcaagaactggaagaacaggagagggtcatagtgggggcagatttggatggccatgttggaagtgagaatgaggcaattggtcgtgTGCATGgaggccatggaattggggagagaaacccagaaggagagagtgttgtggactttgctgtgtcatttgacaggGCAATAGTAAAtatattctttaagaagaaaagggaacacctaataacttataggagtgggggaagatgctcccagatagactacttcttgtataaaaggataaagctggtggaagtCAAGAACTGCAAGGCTATCCCAGGTGACCATTTAGcaccccaacacagactgctat atcCATTCTCTGAAAACAAACGTTTGGTTCTTGAATTtattgatagagatctagctggaGTGATACG CCCATGGAAGGTTACTGCTCCTTCTGTAAATGGATATAGACCCAGTGTCTCATTAAAGGTCAAGGAATTAGTCGTTATGTCTGTTATTCAACTAGAAAAATATTTAGTTATggtggaagatcgagagggagacagagaattagatggatag